The window GACTAACTTCGTGGGAGCTGCACGTGAGCTCCGAGAGGCCCTAGAAAGGGTCGACCAAGAAAAAATGATGGCGTTCTTTGTCGGGGTGGACACCAAGTGGACATTCAACCCTCCGGCCGCCCCACATTTCGGAGGCTGTTGGGAACGACTGGTGCAGTCGGTCAAAAGGAATTTAAATGCGTTCAAGCCACCGCGGTTGCCGACGGACGAGATCCTTCGGTCACTGCTTATGGAGATCGAGATGATCATCAATTCAAGACCGCTCACTCACTTACCACTAGACAGCGACACCGAGCCGCCCCTGACGCCCAACCACTTTCTGTTAGGGTCTTCTAACGGCAGTAAGCCTCCGGCCGCCCTCGACGACCGCACCGCCGCGCTAAAGCAGTCCTGGAAGATGTCACAGCGGTACGCTGACGAATTCTGGAAGAAGTGGGTCGCCGACTACCTGCCTACCCTAACCAAACGGACGAAGTGGTTCGGACCTGCGAAACCCATCGAGGTGGGCGATCTAGCCCTGATAGCGGACAACAATCTTCCGAG of the Anopheles bellator unplaced genomic scaffold, idAnoBellAS_SP24_06.2 scaffold00486_ctg1, whole genome shotgun sequence genome contains:
- the LOC131214298 gene encoding uncharacterized protein LOC131214298 yields the protein MMAFFVGVDTKWTFNPPAAPHFGGCWERLVQSVKRNLNAFKPPRLPTDEILRSLLMEIEMIINSRPLTHLPLDSDTEPPLTPNHFLLGSSNGSKPPAALDDRTAALKQSWKMSQRYADEFWKKWVADYLPTLTKRTKWFGPAKPIEVGDLALIADNNLPRNCWPRGRIIEVIRAKDGQVRRATVRTENGLLERPATKLAILDVAPPGDTARDEEPPDTEPLER